In Neisseria dentiae, one DNA window encodes the following:
- the mnmE gene encoding tRNA uridine-5-carboxymethylaminomethyl(34) synthesis GTPase MnmE → MSASQNPIAAIATAPGRGGVGVVRISGKNLLPLAATLSGGKTPKPRVALYTDFLDSDGQAIDTGLMLYFAAPASFTGEDVLELQGHGGPVVMQMLLSRCLQLGARLAEPGEFTKRAFLNNKLDLAQAESVADLIDASSRSAARMAVRSLKGAFSQHIHALVDDLITLRMLVEATLDFPEEDIDFLEAADARGRLAELQGRLKTVLQSAEQGAILREGMNVVLVGAPNVGKSSLLNALAGDEVAIVTDIAGTTRDTVREQITLDGVPVHIIDTAGLRDTDDVVEQIGIERSQKAVREADVALVLIDPAEGINAKTQAILNSLPPTLKKIEIRNKIDLAGETAAMVSDGLKLASGADTLIKLSAKTGAGLDLLKQALLNEIGWQGESEGLFLARRRHLAALHEAEAELENAALCGNHQIELLAEHLRLAQAACSEITGEFTADDLLGVIFSRFCIGK, encoded by the coding sequence ATGTCTGCATCTCAAAATCCCATAGCCGCCATCGCCACCGCGCCCGGACGCGGCGGCGTGGGTGTTGTCCGTATTTCCGGCAAAAACCTGCTGCCGTTGGCCGCAACCCTCAGCGGCGGCAAAACGCCCAAGCCGAGGGTGGCTTTATATACCGATTTTCTCGATTCAGACGGCCAAGCCATCGATACCGGCCTGATGCTGTATTTCGCCGCACCGGCGAGTTTCACCGGCGAAGACGTGCTCGAGCTGCAAGGCCACGGTGGACCGGTGGTGATGCAGATGCTGCTGTCGCGCTGTTTGCAGTTGGGGGCGCGCCTGGCCGAGCCGGGCGAATTTACCAAACGCGCATTTCTCAACAACAAACTCGATCTGGCGCAGGCCGAGAGCGTGGCCGATTTGATTGATGCTTCCAGCCGATCGGCCGCGCGCATGGCCGTGCGCTCGCTCAAAGGCGCGTTTTCGCAGCACATTCACGCGCTGGTGGATGATTTGATTACGCTCAGAATGCTGGTGGAAGCCACGCTGGATTTTCCCGAAGAAGACATCGATTTTCTCGAAGCCGCCGATGCGCGCGGCAGGCTGGCCGAACTGCAAGGGCGCTTGAAAACCGTGTTGCAGAGCGCCGAGCAGGGCGCGATTTTGCGCGAAGGCATGAATGTGGTGCTGGTGGGCGCGCCCAATGTGGGCAAATCAAGCCTGCTCAATGCGCTGGCGGGCGACGAAGTGGCGATTGTTACCGACATCGCCGGCACCACCCGCGACACCGTGCGCGAACAGATTACGCTCGACGGCGTGCCGGTGCACATCATCGACACCGCCGGTTTGCGCGACACCGACGACGTGGTGGAGCAAATCGGCATCGAGCGCAGCCAAAAAGCCGTGCGCGAAGCCGATGTGGCGCTGGTTCTGATTGACCCGGCCGAGGGCATCAACGCCAAAACCCAAGCGATTCTGAACAGCCTGCCGCCGACGCTGAAAAAAATCGAAATCCGCAACAAAATCGATTTGGCCGGCGAAACCGCCGCAATGGTTTCAGACGGCCTCAAACTGGCCAGCGGTGCGGATACGCTGATCAAACTTTCGGCCAAAACCGGCGCAGGTTTGGATTTGCTCAAACAGGCGCTGCTCAACGAAATCGGCTGGCAGGGCGAGAGCGAAGGGCTGTTTCTCGCCCGCCGCCGCCACCTCGCCGCGCTGCACGAAGCCGAAGCCGAATTGGAAAATGCCGCGCTGTGCGGCAACCACCAAATCGAGCTTTTGGCCGAACACCTTCGGCTGGCGCAGGCCGCGTGCAGCGAAATCACCGGTGAATTTACGGCAGACGATTTATTGGGGGTGATTTTTTCGAGGTTCTGTATCGGAAAATAA
- a CDS encoding zinc ribbon domain-containing protein YjdM has protein sequence MTLPACPQCGSELTYHDGVQFVCPECAHEWQENESAAEETLTVKDANGTPLADGDTVVLIKDLKVKGSSMVIKQGTKVKGIRLQEGDHDIACKIDGSAMNLKSEFVKKA, from the coding sequence ATGACCCTACCCGCCTGCCCGCAATGCGGCTCCGAACTGACCTATCACGACGGCGTGCAATTCGTCTGCCCCGAGTGCGCCCACGAATGGCAGGAAAACGAATCCGCCGCCGAAGAAACGTTAACGGTGAAAGATGCCAACGGCACGCCGCTGGCCGACGGCGACACCGTGGTGCTGATTAAAGATTTGAAAGTGAAAGGCAGCTCGATGGTGATCAAACAGGGCACCAAAGTGAAAGGCATCCGCCTTCAGGAAGGCGACCACGACATCGCCTGCAAAATCGACGGCAGCGCCATGAACCTGAAGTCGGAATTCGTGAAAAAAGCCTGA
- the mutS gene encoding DNA mismatch repair protein MutS, protein MTKPAVSPMMQQYLDIKAGHADKLVFYRMGDFYELFFDDAVEAAKLLDITLTTRGQLNGEPIKMAGVPFHAAEQYLARLVKMGKSVAVCEQVGEVGATKGPVERKVVRIVTPGTLTDSAFLEDKETNRIVAVCAGKKHIGLAWASLQSGEFKAKLTTADKLPDELARLQAAEILLPDGKNAPAVQAANITRLNHWQFAADAAAKLLTDHFGCQDLRGFGLDIEAHAEAVGAAGALLNYIRLTQNRLPQHLDGLSLETENQYIGMDAATRRNLEITQTLAGKKAPTLFSVLDECATHMGSRLLALWLHHPLRNRSHIQARQQAVLELQNHYADVQACLKSVADIERIAARIAVGNARPRDLAALRDSLLVLAETPVPAGGSALLQTLQNVFPETLPTAEKLQAAILPEPAVWLKDGGVINHGFHPELDELRHIQNHGDEFLLALEARERERTGLSTLKVEFNRVHGFYIELSKVQAEQAPADYQRRQTLKNAERFITPELKTFEDKVLSAQERSLALEKQLYDTLLKELQTALPQLQKAAKAAASLDVLSTFARHAEERGYVCPEFADYPLIEISNGRHPVVERQVRHFTANSTGLDHKHRLMLLTGPNMGGKSTYMRQVALIVLLAHTGAFVPADAAKTGPIDQIFTRIGASDDLAGNRSTFMVEMSETAYILHHATEESLVLMDEVGRGTSTFDGLALAQAIAEHLLQKNKSFSLFATHYFELTRLPEAHATAVNMHLSALEQGQDIVFLHHIEPGPASKSYGIAVAKLAGLPARALKSARKHLNELEAQAAANRPQMDIFNMMPSENDGGFDGGESFSDGHNPENNPPAEPNPALAMLADIRPDELSPREALDMLYRLKELAE, encoded by the coding sequence ATGACCAAACCCGCCGTTTCCCCGATGATGCAGCAATATCTCGACATCAAAGCCGGCCATGCCGACAAACTGGTGTTTTACCGCATGGGCGACTTTTACGAGCTGTTTTTCGACGACGCGGTGGAAGCGGCCAAGCTGTTAGACATCACGCTGACCACCCGCGGCCAGCTCAACGGCGAACCGATTAAAATGGCGGGCGTGCCGTTTCACGCCGCCGAGCAATATCTGGCGCGGCTGGTGAAAATGGGCAAAAGCGTGGCGGTTTGCGAGCAGGTGGGCGAAGTGGGCGCGACCAAAGGGCCGGTGGAGCGCAAAGTGGTGCGCATCGTTACCCCCGGCACGCTCACCGATTCGGCCTTTCTCGAAGACAAAGAAACCAACCGCATCGTGGCCGTGTGCGCCGGCAAGAAACACATCGGGCTGGCGTGGGCCTCGCTGCAAAGCGGTGAGTTCAAAGCCAAGCTCACCACCGCCGACAAACTGCCCGACGAACTGGCGCGTTTGCAGGCCGCCGAAATCCTGCTGCCCGACGGCAAAAACGCGCCCGCCGTTCAGGCGGCCAACATCACGCGGCTCAACCACTGGCAGTTTGCCGCCGATGCCGCCGCCAAACTGTTAACCGACCATTTCGGCTGCCAGGATTTGCGCGGCTTCGGCCTCGATATCGAAGCGCACGCCGAAGCCGTCGGCGCGGCCGGTGCGCTGCTTAACTATATCCGCCTTACCCAAAACCGCCTGCCGCAACACCTCGACGGCCTCTCGCTCGAAACCGAAAACCAATACATCGGCATGGACGCCGCCACCCGCCGCAACCTCGAAATCACCCAAACGCTCGCCGGCAAAAAAGCGCCGACGCTGTTTTCGGTGCTCGACGAATGCGCCACCCACATGGGCAGCCGCCTGCTCGCGCTGTGGCTGCACCACCCGCTGCGAAACAGAAGCCACATTCAGGCGCGCCAGCAGGCGGTTTTGGAACTGCAAAACCACTATGCCGATGTACAGGCCTGTCTGAAAAGCGTGGCCGACATCGAACGGATCGCCGCCCGCATCGCCGTTGGCAACGCCCGCCCGCGCGACTTGGCCGCCCTGCGCGACAGCCTGTTGGTGCTGGCCGAAACGCCGGTGCCCGCCGGCGGCAGCGCCTTGCTGCAAACCCTGCAAAACGTGTTCCCCGAAACCCTGCCGACCGCCGAAAAACTGCAAGCGGCCATCCTGCCCGAGCCTGCCGTGTGGCTGAAAGACGGCGGCGTCATCAACCACGGCTTCCACCCCGAATTGGACGAGTTGCGCCACATCCAAAACCACGGCGACGAATTTTTGCTCGCTCTCGAAGCGCGCGAACGCGAACGCACCGGCCTATCCACCTTAAAAGTGGAATTCAACCGAGTGCACGGCTTTTATATCGAATTATCCAAAGTGCAGGCCGAGCAGGCGCCCGCCGACTACCAGCGCCGCCAAACCCTGAAAAACGCCGAACGCTTCATCACCCCCGAATTAAAAACCTTTGAAGACAAAGTGCTCAGCGCGCAAGAACGCTCGCTCGCGCTCGAAAAACAACTCTACGACACCCTGCTCAAAGAGCTTCAGACGGCCTTGCCGCAATTGCAGAAGGCCGCCAAAGCCGCCGCCTCGCTCGACGTACTCTCCACCTTCGCCCGCCATGCCGAAGAGCGTGGCTATGTGTGCCCCGAGTTTGCCGACTACCCGCTGATTGAAATCAGCAACGGCCGCCACCCCGTGGTCGAGCGGCAGGTGCGCCACTTCACCGCCAACAGCACCGGCCTCGACCACAAACACCGCCTGATGCTGCTCACCGGCCCCAATATGGGCGGCAAATCCACCTATATGCGCCAAGTGGCCCTAATCGTGCTGCTGGCGCACACCGGCGCCTTCGTGCCCGCCGACGCCGCCAAAACCGGCCCCATCGACCAGATTTTCACCCGCATCGGCGCCAGCGACGACTTGGCCGGCAACCGCTCCACCTTTATGGTGGAAATGAGCGAAACCGCCTACATCCTGCACCACGCTACCGAAGAATCGCTGGTGTTGATGGACGAAGTCGGCCGCGGCACCTCCACCTTCGACGGCCTCGCGCTGGCGCAGGCGATTGCCGAACACCTTTTGCAGAAAAACAAATCGTTCAGCCTGTTTGCCACCCACTATTTCGAGCTGACCCGCCTGCCCGAAGCGCACGCCACCGCCGTTAATATGCACCTCTCGGCGCTGGAACAGGGGCAGGACATCGTGTTTCTGCACCACATCGAACCCGGCCCCGCCAGCAAAAGCTACGGCATCGCCGTGGCCAAACTCGCCGGCCTGCCCGCGCGCGCGCTCAAATCCGCCCGCAAACATTTGAACGAACTCGAAGCACAGGCTGCCGCCAACCGCCCGCAGATGGATATTTTCAATATGATGCCGTCTGAAAACGACGGCGGTTTCGACGGCGGAGAAAGTTTTTCAGACGGCCACAACCCTGAAAACAACCCGCCCGCCGAACCCAACCCCGCGCTGGCCATGCTGGCCGACATCCGCCCCGACGAACTCTCGCCGCGCGAGGCTCTGGATATGCTCTACCGTTTGAAAGAGTTGGCAGAATAG
- a CDS encoding M48 family metallopeptidase: MNAHTVYTAFLFFLVFSTALQLYLSVRQSRAVLKHRHAVPQDFSATVPLEDHQKAADYTLAKQRLARYRIVFETLLLLVFTFGGGLNLLAALSMKFSDGPITQGVVLVALFALVNTVLSLPLDWYGTFRLEARFGFNRSTPAVFFGDRIKGLLLGAVIGVPLLYAAIYLMGVTGALWWLWVWLLWLGFSLALLWAFPKWIAPMFNKFEPLPEGRLKTQIENLLERTGFKSNGIFVMDGSKRSGHGNAYFTGLGANKRIVFYDTLLEDMRPDEVEAVLAHELGHFKHKHIVKQMLVTFALALAVLFVLGLLMPQAAFYTGLGVAYPSHAMALLLFLLVLPVFAFPFSPLGSLMSRKNEFEADRFAAAAASAGDLIAALTKLYRSNASSLVSDKWYSRFYDSHPGARERVAALKKAV, translated from the coding sequence ATGAATGCACACACCGTTTACACCGCCTTTCTGTTTTTTCTCGTGTTTTCCACCGCTTTGCAGCTTTACCTGTCGGTGCGCCAAAGCCGTGCCGTGCTCAAACACCGCCATGCCGTGCCGCAGGATTTCAGCGCCACCGTACCGCTCGAAGACCACCAAAAAGCGGCCGACTACACGCTGGCCAAACAGCGGCTGGCGCGCTACCGCATTGTGTTTGAAACCCTGCTGCTGCTGGTGTTCACCTTCGGCGGCGGCCTCAACCTGCTGGCGGCCTTGAGCATGAAGTTTTCAGACGGCCCCATCACGCAGGGCGTGGTTTTGGTTGCGCTGTTCGCCTTAGTGAATACCGTGCTTTCGCTGCCGCTTGATTGGTACGGCACGTTCAGGCTCGAAGCGCGTTTCGGCTTCAACCGCAGCACGCCGGCGGTGTTTTTCGGCGACCGCATCAAAGGGCTGCTGCTGGGCGCGGTTATCGGCGTGCCGCTGCTGTATGCCGCGATTTACCTGATGGGCGTAACCGGCGCGCTGTGGTGGCTGTGGGTGTGGCTGCTGTGGCTGGGCTTTTCGCTCGCGCTGCTGTGGGCGTTTCCGAAATGGATTGCGCCCATGTTCAACAAATTCGAGCCGCTGCCCGAAGGCCGTCTGAAAACGCAGATCGAAAACCTGCTCGAACGCACCGGCTTCAAAAGCAACGGCATTTTCGTGATGGACGGCAGCAAACGCTCCGGCCACGGCAACGCCTATTTCACGGGTTTGGGCGCCAACAAGCGCATTGTGTTCTACGACACGCTGCTTGAAGATATGCGGCCCGACGAAGTGGAAGCGGTGCTGGCGCACGAGCTGGGGCATTTCAAACACAAACACATCGTCAAACAGATGCTGGTAACGTTTGCGCTGGCTTTGGCGGTGTTGTTCGTTCTCGGCCTGCTGATGCCGCAGGCGGCGTTTTACACGGGGCTGGGCGTGGCCTACCCCAGCCACGCCATGGCTTTGCTGCTGTTTTTGCTGGTGCTGCCGGTGTTTGCCTTTCCGTTTTCGCCGCTGGGCAGCCTGATGTCGCGCAAAAACGAATTCGAGGCCGACCGCTTCGCCGCCGCCGCCGCTTCTGCGGGCGACCTGATTGCCGCCCTCACCAAACTCTACCGCAGCAACGCCTCGAGTTTGGTGAGCGACAAATGGTATTCGCGCTTTTACGATTCCCACCCCGGCGCACGCGAGCGGGTGGCGGCGCTGAAAAAGGCCGTCTGA
- a CDS encoding LOG family protein produces MNLYRKLPAPMLPEETRREIQARESYHVLKIISEFVESGEELRAIQPAVSIYGSARTPVDHPDYLFTERLSRKLSDAGFSVISGGGPGIMEAANKGAFAGKSPAVGLNIVLPHEQHANPYQNLSIKFQHFFPRKVMFVKHAVAYVVMPGGFGTLDELFESLTLVQTGKTPSRPIILVGKTFWQGMMDWIRDQLLGNGMISEKDLDLVQLIDGEDEIVEHIFAHYENRPDGLLEPQDNTWELGL; encoded by the coding sequence ATGAACCTTTACCGCAAACTGCCCGCACCGATGCTGCCCGAAGAAACCCGCCGCGAAATCCAGGCGCGCGAGTCGTATCATGTGTTGAAAATCATTTCAGAATTCGTCGAATCGGGCGAAGAGCTGCGCGCCATCCAGCCTGCCGTGAGCATTTACGGCAGCGCGCGCACGCCGGTGGACCACCCCGATTATCTGTTTACCGAGCGCTTGTCGCGAAAACTGTCCGACGCCGGTTTTTCGGTGATTTCAGGCGGCGGCCCTGGCATCATGGAAGCGGCCAACAAAGGCGCGTTTGCCGGCAAAAGCCCCGCCGTGGGGCTGAACATCGTGCTGCCGCACGAGCAGCACGCCAACCCGTATCAGAATTTATCCATCAAATTCCAACATTTTTTTCCGCGCAAAGTGATGTTTGTGAAACACGCCGTGGCTTATGTGGTGATGCCCGGCGGCTTCGGCACGCTCGACGAACTGTTTGAAAGCCTCACCCTCGTGCAAACGGGCAAAACGCCCAGCCGCCCGATTATCCTGGTGGGCAAAACCTTCTGGCAGGGCATGATGGATTGGATCCGCGACCAACTGCTCGGCAACGGCATGATTTCCGAAAAAGATTTGGATCTGGTGCAGTTAATCGACGGTGAAGACGAAATCGTGGAACATATTTTCGCCCACTACGAAAACCGCCCCGACGGCCTGCTCGAGCCGCAAGACAACACTTGGGAGCTGGGGTTGTAA
- the murA gene encoding UDP-N-acetylglucosamine 1-carboxyvinyltransferase translates to MDKLKISANGPLNGEITVSGAKNAALPLMCAGLLTAGTLRLKNVPMLRDVKTTQKLLQGMGARVLTDNVHEFEINGGTVNNTVAPYELVKTMRASILVLGPTLARFGEAQVSLPGGCAIGSRPVDQHLKGLEAMGAEITIEHGYVKAKGRLKGARVVMDVVTVGGTENLLMAATLAEGTTVLENCAIEPEVVDLAECLVKMGAKISGIGTPVMTVEGVKELHGCEHSVVPDRIEAGTFLCAVAMTGGKVVLRNAAPKTMEAVLDKLVEAGAIIEAGDDWIAIDMRQRPKAVDIRTVVHPGFPTDMQAQFMAVNAVAEGTGKVVETIFENRFMHVPELNRMGANITAEGNTAVVKGVEKLSGATVMATDLRASASLVMAGLVADGETIVERIYHLDRGYEHIETKLGQVGAKIERIS, encoded by the coding sequence GTGGACAAACTCAAAATTTCCGCCAACGGCCCGTTAAACGGCGAAATCACCGTTTCCGGCGCCAAAAACGCCGCGCTGCCGCTGATGTGCGCCGGCCTGTTGACCGCCGGCACCCTGCGCCTGAAAAACGTGCCCATGCTGCGCGACGTGAAAACCACCCAGAAACTGCTGCAAGGCATGGGCGCGCGCGTGCTTACCGACAACGTGCATGAATTCGAAATCAACGGCGGCACGGTCAACAATACCGTTGCCCCGTATGAGCTGGTGAAAACCATGCGCGCATCGATTCTGGTGTTAGGCCCCACGCTGGCGCGCTTCGGCGAAGCGCAGGTGAGCCTGCCCGGCGGCTGCGCCATCGGTTCGCGCCCGGTCGATCAGCATTTGAAAGGCTTGGAGGCGATGGGCGCCGAAATCACCATCGAACACGGCTATGTGAAAGCCAAAGGCCGTCTGAAAGGCGCGCGCGTGGTGATGGACGTGGTAACGGTGGGCGGCACGGAAAACCTGCTGATGGCCGCCACGCTGGCTGAAGGCACCACCGTGTTGGAAAACTGCGCCATCGAGCCGGAAGTGGTGGATTTGGCCGAATGCCTGGTGAAAATGGGCGCGAAAATCAGCGGCATCGGCACTCCGGTGATGACGGTGGAGGGCGTAAAAGAATTGCACGGCTGCGAGCACAGCGTGGTGCCCGACCGCATCGAAGCAGGCACGTTTTTGTGCGCGGTGGCGATGACCGGCGGCAAAGTGGTGTTGAGAAACGCCGCGCCGAAAACCATGGAAGCGGTGCTCGACAAACTCGTGGAAGCCGGCGCCATTATCGAAGCGGGCGACGACTGGATTGCCATCGATATGCGCCAACGCCCCAAGGCGGTGGACATCCGCACCGTCGTCCACCCCGGTTTCCCCACCGATATGCAGGCGCAGTTTATGGCCGTCAACGCCGTGGCCGAAGGCACGGGCAAAGTGGTGGAAACCATTTTTGAAAACCGCTTTATGCACGTTCCCGAGCTCAACCGCATGGGCGCCAACATCACGGCGGAAGGCAACACCGCCGTTGTGAAAGGCGTGGAAAAACTTTCCGGCGCCACCGTGATGGCCACCGACCTGCGCGCCTCGGCCAGCCTGGTGATGGCCGGTTTGGTGGCCGACGGCGAAACCATCGTCGAACGCATCTACCACCTCGACCGCGGCTACGAGCATATCGAAACCAAGCTCGGCCAAGTGGGCGCGAAAATCGAGCGGATTTCCTGA
- a CDS encoding calcium:proton antiporter — protein sequence MASHPHTQLPWWSLALPVLAWGLYFIGIKDSGWLQIGGGVLLIGSVLSAVHHAEVVAHKVGEPFGTIILALAITVIEVALIVSLMVAGGDNAAYLARDTVFAAIMLILNGILGGCLLIGGLKHREQFFGQKSATTALVTLVAILTLTLVLPNFTTSTEGPTYNAAQLVFVAVASLVLYSSFIMVQTIRHRDYFLADDDDQSHHAEPPSAKVALTSLAFLIVCLGIVVLLAKALSPAVEAIVADLGAPKALVGVIIAAVVLLPEGLAALKAARRNRLQTSINLALGSALASIGLTIPAVVIVCLLFDINMVLGLDLKSMVLLALSVFTVMLSLNHGRTNMLYGVVLLTSLAAYVFTVIVP from the coding sequence ATGGCTTCACACCCGCACACACAACTTCCCTGGTGGTCGCTCGCGCTTCCCGTTTTGGCCTGGGGGCTTTATTTCATCGGCATTAAAGACAGCGGCTGGCTGCAAATCGGCGGCGGCGTTTTGCTGATCGGCAGCGTGCTCTCGGCGGTGCACCACGCCGAAGTGGTGGCGCACAAAGTCGGCGAACCTTTCGGCACGATTATTCTGGCGCTGGCGATTACCGTTATCGAAGTGGCGCTGATTGTGTCGCTGATGGTGGCCGGCGGCGACAATGCCGCCTATCTCGCGCGCGACACGGTTTTTGCCGCGATTATGCTGATTTTAAACGGTATTCTGGGCGGCTGCCTGCTAATCGGCGGCCTGAAGCACCGCGAACAGTTTTTCGGCCAGAAATCGGCCACCACCGCGCTGGTTACGCTGGTGGCCATTCTCACGCTCACGCTGGTGTTGCCCAACTTCACCACCAGCACCGAAGGCCCCACCTATAACGCCGCGCAGCTCGTATTTGTGGCCGTTGCCTCGCTGGTGCTGTACAGCTCGTTTATTATGGTGCAAACCATACGCCACCGCGATTATTTTCTTGCCGACGATGACGACCAAAGCCACCATGCCGAGCCGCCTTCGGCCAAAGTGGCACTCACCAGTTTGGCGTTTTTGATTGTCTGCCTGGGCATCGTGGTGCTGTTGGCCAAAGCGCTCTCGCCTGCCGTTGAAGCCATTGTGGCCGACTTGGGCGCGCCCAAAGCCTTGGTGGGCGTGATTATCGCCGCCGTGGTGCTCTTGCCCGAAGGTTTGGCCGCGCTCAAGGCCGCCCGCCGCAACCGCCTGCAAACCAGCATCAATTTGGCTTTGGGTTCGGCGCTCGCCAGCATCGGTCTGACCATTCCCGCCGTGGTGATTGTGTGCCTGCTGTTCGACATCAATATGGTTTTGGGTTTGGACTTGAAATCTATGGTGCTCTTGGCACTTTCGGTTTTTACCGTGATGCTCTCGCTCAACCACGGCCGCACCAATATGCTTTACGGCGTGGTGCTGCTCACGAGTTTGGCGGCATATGTGTTCACCGTGATTGTGCCGTAA
- a CDS encoding benzoate/H(+) symporter BenE family transporter — MPKLADFSASHFAAAVAAFLVSYGSSAVIIYQAALAFGASPAQVVSWFTALALVCGVLTLALSLRYKTPVMIAWCTPGAAVLAGLEGIMLNDAVAGFMAAAAAMWLVSAFGWFDRLVRMIPAPLAAAMLAGILINFGSRVFGAMGSQTALVLIMLAVFFLTKIRLPRYSILLMLAAGFGYAAWAGLIDWSRLVWRNPVLEWVSPGLHLGHIVSVAVPLFIASLATQNVPGMAILRSYGYQTPARPLVESSAAASLLAAPFGAFMVNLAAISAAICMGSDVDKKPERRYLATVLLGVIYLLMAAAGGVTVAMFTALPAELMVALAGIAVFGTLQANLAAAWQHESSREAALVTLLASASGMTLLGIGSAFWGLVLGLAVYHLNLKTAK, encoded by the coding sequence ATGCCCAAGCTTGCCGATTTTTCCGCCTCCCATTTTGCCGCCGCCGTTGCCGCGTTTTTGGTGTCTTACGGCAGCAGCGCGGTGATTATTTACCAAGCCGCGCTGGCATTCGGCGCATCACCCGCACAAGTTGTGTCGTGGTTTACCGCGCTGGCGCTGGTGTGCGGCGTGCTGACTTTGGCTTTGAGCCTGCGCTACAAAACACCCGTGATGATTGCCTGGTGCACGCCCGGCGCGGCGGTGCTGGCGGGTCTGGAAGGCATCATGCTGAACGATGCGGTGGCGGGCTTTATGGCGGCGGCGGCGGCGATGTGGCTGGTGTCGGCGTTCGGCTGGTTCGACCGCCTGGTGCGTATGATTCCCGCCCCGCTGGCGGCGGCGATGCTGGCGGGCATATTGATTAATTTCGGCAGCCGCGTGTTCGGCGCCATGGGCAGCCAAACGGCTCTGGTGCTGATTATGCTGGCGGTGTTTTTCTTAACCAAAATCCGCCTGCCGCGTTACAGCATCCTGCTGATGTTGGCGGCGGGCTTCGGCTATGCGGCATGGGCGGGGCTGATCGACTGGTCGCGGCTGGTTTGGCGCAACCCCGTGTTGGAATGGGTTAGCCCCGGGCTGCATTTGGGGCATATCGTCAGCGTGGCCGTGCCGCTGTTTATCGCTTCGCTGGCCACGCAAAACGTGCCGGGCATGGCTATTTTGCGCAGCTACGGCTACCAAACCCCCGCCCGCCCGCTGGTGGAAAGCAGCGCCGCCGCTTCGTTGCTGGCCGCGCCCTTCGGCGCATTTATGGTGAATCTGGCCGCCATCAGCGCCGCCATCTGCATGGGCAGCGATGTGGATAAAAAGCCCGAACGGCGCTATCTGGCCACCGTTCTGCTGGGCGTGATTTACCTGCTGATGGCCGCTGCCGGCGGCGTAACCGTGGCTATGTTCACCGCCCTGCCCGCCGAACTGATGGTGGCGCTGGCCGGCATCGCCGTATTCGGCACCCTGCAAGCCAACCTCGCCGCCGCCTGGCAGCACGAAAGCTCGCGCGAAGCGGCATTGGTAACGCTGCTGGCTTCCGCATCGGGCATGACGCTCTTGGGCATAGGCAGCGCATTCTGGGGGCTGGTGCTGGGTTTGGCGGTTTACCATCTGAATCTGAAAACGGCGAAATAA
- the rsgA gene encoding ribosome small subunit-dependent GTPase A — translation MPDTAQITASYGRRFIVRTPAGAVFDATTRKKRVDFACGDWVRISPVNSEQAVIEDYLPRQSLLYRQDAWKTKLIAANVDKLFIVTAAVPAPNELLLQRALLAAEAAGIGAVVVANKADLPETAAWREKLSFYESLGYPVIETCALDNANNLRPLMQGHTNIFLGQSGMGKSTLTNALLGSDAARVGEISTALDSGKHTTTHAQLYDLNEETKLIDSPGLQEFGLHHLDAAQLLRYFPDLRHLAGQCRFHNCTHRAEPGCAVKSAAEAGEIREARLAFLQRITDELLR, via the coding sequence ATGCCCGACACCGCCCAAATCACCGCCAGCTACGGCCGCCGTTTTATCGTGCGCACGCCGGCCGGCGCCGTTTTCGATGCCACTACCCGTAAAAAACGGGTGGATTTTGCCTGCGGCGATTGGGTGCGCATCAGCCCCGTCAACAGCGAGCAGGCGGTAATCGAAGATTATCTGCCGCGCCAAAGCCTGCTCTACCGGCAGGACGCTTGGAAAACCAAGCTGATTGCCGCCAATGTGGACAAGTTGTTTATCGTAACTGCCGCCGTGCCCGCCCCCAACGAGCTGCTGCTGCAACGGGCGCTGCTGGCGGCGGAAGCGGCGGGCATCGGTGCGGTGGTGGTGGCGAATAAAGCCGACCTGCCCGAAACGGCGGCTTGGCGGGAGAAATTAAGTTTTTACGAATCATTGGGTTATCCCGTTATCGAAACCTGCGCACTCGATAACGCTAACAACCTCAGGCCGCTGATGCAGGGGCACACCAATATTTTTCTGGGGCAGAGCGGCATGGGCAAATCCACGCTCACCAACGCGCTGTTGGGCAGCGATGCCGCGCGCGTGGGCGAAATTTCCACCGCGCTCGATTCGGGCAAACACACCACAACACACGCCCAATTGTATGATTTGAATGAAGAAACCAAGCTGATTGATTCGCCCGGCCTGCAAGAGTTCGGCCTGCACCATCTGGACGCGGCGCAATTGCTGCGCTATTTCCCCGACCTGCGCCATCTGGCGGGGCAATGCCGCTTCCACAACTGCACCCACCGCGCCGAGCCGGGCTGCGCCGTGAAAAGCGCCGCCGAAGCGGGCGAAATCCGCGAAGCACGGCTGGCGTTTTTGCAGCGGATTACCGACGAGCTGTTGCGTTAG